ATGAATATAAAGAGTATAGCTGGAAGTGGTGTTGAGATGAGTGAGGGTTCAAAATTGAAAACTAGTATCCATGCTTTTTTATCAAATCTAATTGATTACGCTGGGTTATTTCCACCCGCTAATTTATCCCTGGAAACCTCAATAAAAAATTACAAGGAATTTCAAATTTGTAAAGATTCATGGATGCTCGGACGGTTTATCATTCCTATCTCACAACTAAACCAACTTATTCCGTATGTATCAATATTTTCAAAAGAACGTCCATTAATCATTTCAGCTTTAGGGTCTAGGAGTAATAATAAGATCGAATGCCTAAATAGCTTACATGCGGATCTTGAAATAGTTAGGTCTTTTCATAATGAATATAAGAGGAATATCAAAATTGACATATGCGAGATTCCTCTCCCGCCTCATATACCTGACCGTGCTTTATTACAAACTATTACAAAAGCGACAGACAAGAGTAGGCTACAAACCTTTTGTGAAGCGACAATACCTTTAGATAGGGACTGGGAATCTAAGATACTTGAAACTCTGGATATTATTGCTGCGCATAATAATGAAAGCGATTTCTTACTAGGGTTTAAATTACGGACTGGTGGAGTTACAGCAGAAGCATTTCCAACTTCTCAGCAAATAGCAACCGTACTTGTCGGATGTCGTGATCGAGATATTCCCGTGAAGTTTACAGCCGGACTACATCATCCAATTCGTATGTATCGTGAAGAAGTGAATACACGAATGCATGGTTTCCTCAATGTTTTTACAGCTGGGATGCTAGCTCATATCAAAAAACTAGATATAGTATCAACAGTAAAAATTCTTGCTGATGAGAAATCAAAGAATTTCAAGTTCACTGATAAAGGATTACAATGGCACGATTTAACCGTCCCAACTTCTGAAATTATAAGATTACGAGAAAAATTACTTTGTTCATATGGAAGCTGTAGTTTCGATGAGCCCCGTGAAGACTTACGTACATTAGGAATTTATAGTATAGAAGAGGAGTGGAGATGATGAAGTCATTTATAGAGGTAGATCCTAAATCTCATTTTCCCATTCAAAACCTTCCTTACGGTGTATTTCGCCCCCTTACGATGGGGGTTCCCCGTATTGGAGTTGCGATTGGTGATTATGTATTGGATCTTTCCGTGCTAGACGCTGAGGGATATTTTGATGGTACAGATGTAGGGGGAAAAGGAGTTTTTGAACAAGCTTCTCTTAATGAATTTATGGCTCTTGGAACTAAAGCATGGCGGGATGTAAGAGGACGTATCCAACAATTACTACATGAAGATGAGTCAATTTTACGGGATAACTATGCCCTTCGTAATATTGCATTAATCCCTCAAAAAAATGTCAAAATGCTTTTGCCTGCACAAATTGGGGATTATACAGATTTTTATGCTTCAAAAGAGCATGCAACTAATGTAGGGATTATGTTTAGGGGAAAGGAAAATGCCCTAATGCCGAATTGGACTCACTTGCCAGTTGGGTATCATGGACGAGCTAGTTCAGTAGTTCTTAGTGGGACTGATGTAAGGCGTCCACAAGGACAAATGAAACCAGCGAACTCAAATGCACCTTTATTTGGTCCGAGTTGTCAACTTGATTTGGAATTAGAGATGGGATGGTTTATTGGTCCAGGTAATGAAAGAGGGAAAAACATTGCCTTAAAAAATGCTGAGGAACAAATCTTCGGCCTTGTACTAGTCAATGACTGGAGCGCTCGAGATATCCAATCCTGGGAATATCAACCACTTGGCCCATTCTTAGCTAAGAGCTTTGCTACTTCAATTTCTCCTTGGGTGGTGCCATTTGAAGCTCTCGAGCCTTTTAGAGTAGCTGGACCAGAGCAGGAGCCAGAGCCGTTACCTTATTTACGTACAAATAAACCTGGTTCATTTGATATTCATTTAGAGGTGAATCTTAAGGGGGAAGGAATGAAAAATTCCAAAACCATCTCTACAAGTAACTTTCGTTATCTTTACTGGTCCATGGCTCAACAGATTGCTCACCATACAGTAGGGGGATGTAATTTACGTCCTGGTGATTTGCTTGCTTCAGGAACAATTAGTGGACCTGAAAAAGAGATGAGAGGAAGTTTATTGGAGCTAACATGGCGTGGAACTGAGCCGATAGAAATAGAAAATGGAGAACAAAGGGTTTGGTTAGAAGATGGAGATCAGCTAACGATTACAGGGTGGTGTCAAGGAGAGGGATATAGGATTGGATTTGGGGAAGTGACAGGACGAGTTCTGCCAGCCCTTAAACAATCTTATACTTTATCTCACATTTAACTCGTAAAGCTCGTTCAGTATACTCCAAGACAGATGTGTTTGGGAATGGGATTAGAGTCAACTGATGGGCTTTACAACTAAGTAGAACTTATGGGTGAAAGTGGAGAAAAAAGTTGGAGAGATCACTGTATCAGTCTGTAACAAAATTACATAGAACAGGATGGGTGAAAGCATGGAAGTACTTGAACATAAAATCATCTCACGGAAAGAATTAGAAGGTCTTGATGTTTATAAACCAGGTAAGCCTATTGAAGAAGTGAAGCGAGAACTAGGTCTTAATCGCATTATTAAACTTGCTTCGAATGAAAATCCATTAGGTTATTCACCAATGGCAAAAGAGGCCATGATAAAAGAAATGGAAAAGTTAATGTTTTACCCGGAAGGAACGGCGCCTGTTCTGGTAAAAAAAATAGCGAAACAATTAAAAGTTAAGGAAGAGCAAGTTATAACAGGAAATGGGTCGGATGAAATTCTTCGTTTGCTCACACGCAGCTATATCCGTTCTGGGGACGAGGCTATCATGGCAGACGTCACATTCCCTCGTTATGAAACGAATGTCATCATCGAAGGGGGCAGGGCGATTAAAGTACCACTTGTGAACGGGGTGCACGATCTTGGTGGTATGCTCGCTGCTATTACGGACAAAACGCGCATGATTTTTGTGTGTAACCCAAACAACCCTACTGGAACGATTGTTGGAAAGAGGGAACTGACATCATTTATTAATCAAGTTCCTAATCATATACTGCTTGTTGTTGATGAAGCTTATTTTGAATATGTGACAGCAGAAGACCACTTGGATACGGTGCCACTTATTCACTCTCATGCAAACTTGATTGTCTTACGTACTTTTTCAAAAATTTATGGATTGGCTGCTCTACGTATTGGTTATGGAGTAATGCATTCAAATTTTGTAAAGGAACTTATTAAGGTAAAGGAACCCTTTAACACTAATCGTATGGCACAAGTTGCAGCCACTACCTCTTTGGCAGATTTAGAGTTTGTTAGCAAGTGTAAAAAAGAGAATGAGAAAGGAAGGTTATATATTTCAGCAGAGGTCGAAAAAATGGGTCTCAGCTATTTTCCTTCCCAAGGTAATTTTGTAATGATAAGGCTAAATTCATCTGGTGATAATGTGTTTCAATCGTTACTGCATAAAGGAATTATCGTTCGTTCCGGAGGGGTATTGGGACTCCCAAACACAATTCGTGTATCAATCGGAACAAAAGAAGAAAATGAAGCGTTTATCCAAGCACTTCGCGAAGTAATACAATAAGAGAGGAGCAGTGTTTATGCCGCATTATGTAAAGATGGGGAAGGTTCCTGCTAAACGCCATACACAATTCCGGAAAGAAGACGGGAGCTTACACTATGAGCAAGTTATGGGAACGAAAGGTTTTTCGGGTATTCAATCACTCATTTATCATATCAATCCCCCAACACAAGTAAGAGAGGCTAAAAAAATCACAGAAATCCATTATGAGATTGAAGAAAAAGAGGCACTTAAGCATCGTCACTTTCACACTTGGGAAACCGAAGCAGGAGGAGATTTCCTTGAAGCAAGAAAAATCTTTATGGTTAATGATGATGTAGCCATTGGAGTTGCCCGGCCAACAAAACAAATGTCATATTTTTATCGTAATGGGGAAGGCGATGAAATGCTGTATGTTCATGAAGGAAAAGGAAAAATAGAGAGTATCTTTGGTGAATTGTCTTTTCTTCCAGGTGATTACCTAGTTATTCCTATTGGTACTACATATAGAGTAGTTCTAGAAACAGAACAGGCACGATTTCTCATTGTGGAATCAAACTCAGCAATCATGCCTCCAAAACGCTATCGCAATGAGCATGGTCAACTTCTAGAGCACTCTCCCTATTGTGAGCGTGATTTAAGAACACCAGAAAAACTAGAGCCAAAAGATGAACGAGGAGAATTCGAGGTTCGTGTGCGAGCTCAAGGTATGTTGACTTCTTATTTATTTGACTTTCATCCATTAGACGCTGTAGGTTGGGATGGGTATTTGTTTCCTTATGCTTTTAGTATTCATGATTTCGAACCAATTACAGGTAGAATTCATCAGCCACCTCCAGTTCACCAAACATTTGAAGCTCATAACTATGTAATTTGTTCATTTGTGCCACGATTATATGATTATCATCCAGAGGCCGTTCCGGCTCCTTATGTGCACAGCAATGTAGAAAGTGATGAAGTACTATACTATGTGGATGGAGAGTTTATGAGTAGGCGTGGAATTGAAGAGGGATCTATTACTCTTCATCCAAGTGGGCTGCCACACGGTCCACATCCAGGGAAAATGGAAGAAAGCATCGGGAAAAAAGAAACGCGAGAACTAGCTGTTATGATTGATACATTCCGACCACTTCATGTCGTTAAGCAAGCGCATCGTTACGAAGATTCTTCTTACATGCAGAGCTGGTATAAATAGAAAAATATACTTAGTTAAATTTTATGGCCGATATCATAGCCTTTATGCTTTTTGTACCGGGCGTTATTTAAACGCCCAGCTCCCTTTTATTTAATCATTATTGAAGATAAATTGAAGTATGCTATTAAAATTTTTAAAGATAAGTATTCATGAAAACAGAAAAGTGGTATGGGAATAATCTGATAGGTAGAATAAAAAAATTTCCTTTTTTAAATTATTAAGGCCATTAATACACTTATTCTAGAAGAAGTGCAAATTATAAAACAAATATTCCATTTTTGAGGGGAGAACCTACATGGATTTATTTCGAAAAA
The window above is part of the Priestia megaterium genome. Proteins encoded here:
- a CDS encoding homogentisate 1,2-dioxygenase; the protein is MPHYVKMGKVPAKRHTQFRKEDGSLHYEQVMGTKGFSGIQSLIYHINPPTQVREAKKITEIHYEIEEKEALKHRHFHTWETEAGGDFLEARKIFMVNDDVAIGVARPTKQMSYFYRNGEGDEMLYVHEGKGKIESIFGELSFLPGDYLVIPIGTTYRVVLETEQARFLIVESNSAIMPPKRYRNEHGQLLEHSPYCERDLRTPEKLEPKDERGEFEVRVRAQGMLTSYLFDFHPLDAVGWDGYLFPYAFSIHDFEPITGRIHQPPPVHQTFEAHNYVICSFVPRLYDYHPEAVPAPYVHSNVESDEVLYYVDGEFMSRRGIEEGSITLHPSGLPHGPHPGKMEESIGKKETRELAVMIDTFRPLHVVKQAHRYEDSSYMQSWYK
- the fahA gene encoding fumarylacetoacetase encodes the protein MMKSFIEVDPKSHFPIQNLPYGVFRPLTMGVPRIGVAIGDYVLDLSVLDAEGYFDGTDVGGKGVFEQASLNEFMALGTKAWRDVRGRIQQLLHEDESILRDNYALRNIALIPQKNVKMLLPAQIGDYTDFYASKEHATNVGIMFRGKENALMPNWTHLPVGYHGRASSVVLSGTDVRRPQGQMKPANSNAPLFGPSCQLDLELEMGWFIGPGNERGKNIALKNAEEQIFGLVLVNDWSARDIQSWEYQPLGPFLAKSFATSISPWVVPFEALEPFRVAGPEQEPEPLPYLRTNKPGSFDIHLEVNLKGEGMKNSKTISTSNFRYLYWSMAQQIAHHTVGGCNLRPGDLLASGTISGPEKEMRGSLLELTWRGTEPIEIENGEQRVWLEDGDQLTITGWCQGEGYRIGFGEVTGRVLPALKQSYTLSHI
- the hisC gene encoding histidinol-phosphate transaminase, whose translation is MEVLEHKIISRKELEGLDVYKPGKPIEEVKRELGLNRIIKLASNENPLGYSPMAKEAMIKEMEKLMFYPEGTAPVLVKKIAKQLKVKEEQVITGNGSDEILRLLTRSYIRSGDEAIMADVTFPRYETNVIIEGGRAIKVPLVNGVHDLGGMLAAITDKTRMIFVCNPNNPTGTIVGKRELTSFINQVPNHILLVVDEAYFEYVTAEDHLDTVPLIHSHANLIVLRTFSKIYGLAALRIGYGVMHSNFVKELIKVKEPFNTNRMAQVAATTSLADLEFVSKCKKENEKGRLYISAEVEKMGLSYFPSQGNFVMIRLNSSGDNVFQSLLHKGIIVRSGGVLGLPNTIRVSIGTKEENEAFIQALREVIQ